In one window of Comamonas testosteroni DNA:
- a CDS encoding response regulator, producing MANILVVDDELGIRDLLSEILNDEGHSVDVAENATQARVSRATNNYDLVLLDIWMPDTDGVTLLKEWATAGQLTMPVIMMSGHATIETAVEATRIGALSFLEKPITMQKLLKAVEQGLARSTASQGSETAAHASNGTAASAVVSITAQAAEDNLPNSHQGFDLDRPLREARDGFEKAYFEFHLAREGGSMTRVAEKTGLERTHLYRKLRQLGVDLGRNRRG from the coding sequence ATGGCAAACATACTAGTGGTCGACGACGAACTGGGGATCCGGGATTTGTTGTCGGAAATCCTCAACGACGAAGGTCATAGTGTGGACGTGGCGGAGAACGCCACGCAGGCACGCGTATCCAGGGCGACCAACAACTACGATCTGGTGCTGCTGGACATCTGGATGCCGGACACCGACGGCGTCACCTTGCTCAAGGAATGGGCTACGGCCGGTCAGCTCACCATGCCAGTCATCATGATGAGCGGTCATGCGACTATCGAAACGGCCGTCGAGGCAACGCGCATCGGCGCGCTGTCCTTCCTCGAAAAGCCCATCACCATGCAGAAGCTGCTCAAGGCGGTGGAGCAGGGGCTGGCGCGCAGCACGGCCAGCCAGGGCTCGGAAACTGCGGCGCATGCCAGCAACGGCACGGCTGCATCGGCCGTGGTCAGCATCACGGCCCAGGCGGCGGAAGACAATCTGCCCAATTCGCACCAGGGCTTCGATCTTGACCGTCCCTTGCGCGAGGCGCGCGACGGCTTTGAAAAAGCCTATTTCGAATTCCACCTGGCACGTGAAGGCGGCTCCATGACGCGCGTGGCCGAGAAGACCGGCCTTGAGCGCACCCATCTGTACCGCAAGCTGCGCCAGCTGGGCGTGGACCTCGGACGCAATCGCCGCGGATAA
- a CDS encoding NnrS family protein, protein MPELLQIEEPRSAAQPKMPAPQWRAFLELGFRPLYIAGCLWAAVSVALWVFAPKWLVGRLGGVLWHAHEMLWAFVATIAVGFLLTAAANWTGRNPMQGRALGGLCLLWVIARAGFLAAGDTAFVLAVVCELLFFGVAAVALGRVIYMARSRRNYGLPLLMLGLGVTDALYLCTIWQGRDYAALMQYLYSGLLCMAVIALLVARRVIPFFAMRAVAGLQIPMHTASGQWQLGAGVLAVACLLLGWTSGLVAALTLAGMLTLWQVLAWKPWAVRQVPLLWILYLGHAALGAGLLVAAAQAGGWVLRLAWPVHVIAVAGFAVLIIGMVTRTALGHLGRPLRTDCAMVTMYGLVLAAAMLRLLALWPTSLALAAQHASALVWVLAFALYLWRFAPLLIRPRLQQASQPVVQVAARAARPGKPV, encoded by the coding sequence ATGCCTGAGCTGCTGCAGATCGAGGAGCCGCGCTCTGCTGCCCAGCCAAAGATGCCAGCACCGCAATGGCGCGCTTTTCTGGAGCTGGGCTTCAGACCCTTGTACATCGCGGGTTGTCTGTGGGCTGCAGTGTCGGTGGCGCTGTGGGTGTTCGCGCCGAAGTGGCTGGTGGGGCGACTCGGCGGTGTGCTGTGGCATGCACACGAAATGCTCTGGGCCTTTGTGGCGACGATTGCCGTGGGCTTTCTGCTGACGGCGGCTGCCAACTGGACCGGGCGCAACCCGATGCAGGGCCGAGCGCTGGGTGGCCTGTGTCTGTTGTGGGTGATTGCGCGTGCGGGCTTTCTGGCAGCAGGCGATACGGCTTTTGTTTTGGCCGTTGTGTGTGAGTTGCTGTTCTTCGGCGTCGCTGCCGTGGCGCTGGGCCGGGTGATCTATATGGCGCGCAGCCGGCGTAACTACGGCCTGCCGCTGCTGATGCTGGGTCTTGGCGTGACCGATGCGCTGTATCTGTGCACCATCTGGCAGGGCCGCGACTATGCCGCGCTGATGCAATACCTTTATTCCGGCCTGCTGTGCATGGCCGTGATCGCGCTGCTGGTGGCGCGGCGCGTGATTCCGTTCTTTGCCATGCGGGCGGTGGCGGGGCTGCAGATTCCCATGCACACGGCCAGCGGTCAGTGGCAACTGGGCGCCGGCGTGCTGGCTGTTGCCTGCCTGCTGCTGGGCTGGACTTCAGGCTTGGTGGCGGCTTTGACCCTGGCGGGGATGTTGACGCTGTGGCAGGTGCTGGCCTGGAAGCCCTGGGCCGTGCGCCAGGTACCGCTGCTGTGGATTCTGTACCTGGGCCATGCGGCCCTGGGCGCGGGCCTGTTGGTGGCAGCGGCCCAGGCGGGCGGCTGGGTGCTGCGCCTGGCCTGGCCGGTGCATGTGATAGCCGTGGCCGGCTTTGCGGTGCTGATCATTGGCATGGTGACGCGTACTGCGTTGGGTCATCTGGGCCGGCCGTTGCGCACCGACTGCGCCATGGTGACCATGTATGGGCTGGTGCTGGCTGCCGCCATGCTGCGGCTGCTGGCTCTGTGGCCGACGAGTTTGGCACTGGCCGCGCAGCATGCCTCGGCGCTGGTCTGGGTACTGGCGTTTGCGCTGTATCTGTGGCGCTTTGCGCCATTGCTGATCCGGCCGCGCCTGCAGCAGGCGAGTCAGCCCGTGGTGCAAGTGGCTGCGCGGGCGGCCCGCCCCGGAAAACCTGTTTGA
- a CDS encoding sensor histidine kinase — protein MADIKLPDGEASGSSATRWSRATRLAVGTGVALMVVVGVLLLFLLTLATNNRLAYERNYNWLFAANVVVAGLLLLVLFWGGLRLALRLRRGRFGSKLLLKLAGIFTLVGLLPGLLIYVVSYQFVSRSIESWFDVKVEGALSAGVSLASATLDTVANDMANNTRTAGLQLSQTSDAGAALMLERIRDQIGASDVVLWNASGKAIASAGQSQFSLAPERPNTQLLRSLKEQAGQRAVASIEGLDDAGDVPADQAAANAKVRTLALVPSSAVNLLEEARYLQATIPLPQALVSNALAVQEANREYQERALARGGLQRMYIGTLTLALFLAVFGAVVLAVVLGNQLAKPLLLLAQGMRDVARGDLRPKPALQSKDEIGGLTRSFAVMTQQLADARSDANRNLLQLDAARSNLQTILDNLTSGVIVLDRAGRIVLSNPGATRILRAPMAVFQGKRLRDVSGLQDFARVVQEQFEIFLGDASAQQGRDRWQQVYELDAGNGNGDVVHNTTSLVMRGAELPEDQRLLVFDDISEIVSAQRAQAWGEVARRVAHEIKNPLTPIQLSAERLAMKLTDKLQPAEQALLAKSVKTIVDQVGAMKRLVDEFREYARLPAANLQALDLNALVAEVLQLYGEENASVRVEASLDEACPLIQGDSQQLRQVIHNLLQNAQDSTAQRAQETGQTPGSVTIETRWMDTAQRVRLSISDSGTGFAPNILQRAFEPYVTTKTRGTGLGLAVVKKIADEHGARVDLGNREEDGVVQGARVSLSFVPNDRAGAA, from the coding sequence ATGGCGGACATCAAGCTCCCGGATGGCGAAGCCAGCGGCTCCTCTGCCACACGCTGGTCGCGCGCCACGCGCTTGGCCGTGGGCACGGGCGTGGCGCTGATGGTGGTGGTGGGCGTTTTGCTGCTGTTCCTGCTGACCCTGGCCACGAATAACCGGCTGGCCTACGAGCGCAACTACAACTGGCTGTTTGCTGCCAATGTGGTGGTGGCCGGATTGCTGCTGCTGGTGCTGTTCTGGGGCGGTTTGCGCCTGGCTCTGCGGCTCAGGCGCGGGCGTTTTGGCAGCAAGCTGCTGCTCAAGCTGGCGGGCATCTTCACCTTGGTGGGTTTGCTGCCGGGCTTGTTGATCTATGTCGTGTCCTACCAGTTTGTTTCGCGCTCGATAGAGAGCTGGTTTGACGTCAAGGTCGAGGGGGCCTTGTCTGCGGGCGTGAGCCTGGCCAGTGCCACGCTGGACACCGTGGCCAATGACATGGCCAACAACACCCGCACGGCAGGCCTTCAGCTGTCTCAGACTTCGGATGCAGGGGCGGCACTAATGCTGGAGCGTATCCGCGATCAGATCGGTGCCTCCGATGTGGTGCTCTGGAATGCATCGGGCAAGGCCATTGCCAGTGCCGGTCAGTCTCAGTTCAGCCTGGCGCCGGAGCGGCCCAACACCCAGCTGCTGCGAAGCTTGAAGGAGCAGGCCGGCCAGCGTGCCGTGGCCAGCATCGAAGGCCTGGATGATGCCGGCGATGTGCCTGCCGATCAGGCTGCGGCCAACGCCAAGGTGCGCACACTGGCGCTGGTGCCCAGCTCGGCAGTGAATCTGCTGGAGGAGGCGCGTTATCTGCAGGCCACGATTCCCCTGCCGCAAGCCCTGGTCAGCAATGCTCTGGCCGTGCAGGAGGCCAATCGCGAGTATCAGGAGCGAGCACTTGCTCGCGGCGGATTGCAGCGCATGTATATCGGCACTCTGACGCTGGCGCTCTTCCTGGCGGTGTTCGGCGCCGTGGTGCTGGCCGTGGTACTGGGCAACCAGCTGGCCAAGCCGTTGCTGCTGCTGGCCCAGGGCATGCGCGATGTGGCGCGTGGCGATCTGCGCCCCAAGCCCGCGCTGCAGAGCAAGGACGAGATTGGCGGGCTGACGCGCTCCTTTGCCGTCATGACCCAGCAACTGGCTGACGCACGCTCCGACGCCAACCGCAATCTGCTGCAGCTCGATGCGGCACGCAGCAATCTGCAGACCATTCTGGACAACCTCACCTCGGGCGTCATCGTGCTCGATCGAGCCGGACGCATCGTGCTCAGCAACCCTGGCGCGACACGCATTCTGCGTGCGCCCATGGCGGTATTCCAGGGCAAGCGCCTGCGCGATGTCTCGGGCTTGCAGGACTTTGCGCGCGTAGTGCAGGAGCAGTTCGAGATCTTCCTGGGCGATGCTTCGGCCCAGCAGGGGCGGGACCGCTGGCAGCAGGTCTATGAGCTGGATGCCGGCAATGGCAATGGCGATGTGGTGCACAACACCACCAGCCTGGTCATGCGAGGTGCGGAGCTGCCCGAGGACCAGCGCCTGCTGGTGTTTGACGATATCTCGGAAATCGTCTCGGCCCAGCGTGCACAGGCCTGGGGCGAGGTGGCGCGTCGCGTGGCGCATGAGATCAAGAATCCGCTGACGCCGATTCAGCTGTCTGCCGAACGTCTGGCCATGAAGCTGACCGACAAGCTGCAGCCTGCGGAGCAGGCGCTGCTGGCCAAATCCGTGAAGACTATCGTCGATCAGGTGGGGGCCATGAAGCGTCTGGTCGATGAGTTTCGCGAATACGCACGTTTGCCGGCTGCCAATCTGCAAGCGCTGGATCTGAATGCACTGGTCGCGGAGGTGCTGCAGCTCTATGGTGAAGAGAATGCGTCGGTGCGTGTGGAGGCATCGCTCGACGAGGCCTGTCCGTTGATTCAGGGCGATAGCCAGCAATTGCGTCAGGTCATCCACAATCTTTTGCAAAATGCGCAAGATTCCACGGCGCAAAGAGCGCAGGAAACAGGGCAGACTCCAGGATCCGTCACCATCGAAACCCGCTGGATGGACACGGCCCAGCGTGTGCGCCTGAGCATCAGCGACAGTGGCACAGGTTTTGCTCCCAATATTCTTCAAAGAGCCTTCGAGCCCTATGTGACCACCAAGACCCGCGGCACCGGCCTGGGTTTGGCGGTGGTCAAAAAAATCGCCGATGAGCATGGCGCAAGAGTGGACCTGGGTAATCGAGAGGAAGACGGGGTAGTGCAAGGCGCGAGAGTGTCGCTATCATTTGTACCTAACGACCGTGCAGGGGCGGCTTGA
- a CDS encoding RrF2 family transcriptional regulator, protein MRLTLMTDYALRLLMHVARHPERLCTIAEIAQAHCISEAHLMKVTHQLARQGWIETVRGKGGGMRLAHAPQQISVGAVVRDMEPDFALVECLGGSNQCALTGDCRLTGMLQGALNRFVEHLDGFSLADLMVQKPAGSVPSLQTIRRLKEEHA, encoded by the coding sequence ATGCGCCTGACCCTGATGACCGACTATGCGCTGCGTCTGCTCATGCATGTGGCACGGCACCCCGAGCGGTTGTGCACGATTGCCGAGATTGCGCAGGCGCATTGTATTTCCGAAGCGCACCTGATGAAGGTGACGCACCAACTGGCCCGCCAGGGCTGGATAGAGACCGTGCGCGGCAAGGGCGGCGGCATGCGCCTGGCCCATGCGCCACAGCAGATCAGCGTGGGCGCCGTGGTGCGAGACATGGAGCCGGACTTTGCGCTGGTGGAATGCCTGGGTGGCAGCAATCAATGTGCCTTGACGGGCGACTGCCGTTTGACCGGCATGCTGCAAGGTGCACTGAACCGCTTTGTGGAGCATCTGGACGGTTTCAGCCTGGCGGACCTGATGGTTCAAAAGCCTGCAGGCAGCGTGCCGTCACTGCAGACCATCCGGAGACTCAAAGAGGAACACGCATGA
- a CDS encoding group III truncated hemoglobin: MDTKELCTEEEVSILVHAFYARVRQDEVLGPIFNTHIVDWDHHLSKLTDFWSAILRRTARFSGAPMPKHAALPGLSMELFERWLGLFDATLAEQPNRAMAEQAGQAARRIAQSLWMGYQMSRDPQALPEGVNHA, from the coding sequence ATGGATACCAAGGAACTGTGCACCGAAGAGGAAGTTTCCATCCTGGTGCATGCCTTCTATGCGCGTGTGCGCCAGGACGAGGTGCTGGGGCCCATCTTCAACACGCACATCGTCGATTGGGACCATCATCTGTCCAAGCTGACGGATTTCTGGTCGGCCATTCTGCGGCGCACGGCGCGGTTTTCGGGCGCCCCCATGCCCAAGCATGCAGCGCTGCCGGGGCTCAGCATGGAGCTGTTCGAGCGTTGGCTGGGTCTGTTCGACGCCACGTTGGCCGAGCAGCCCAACCGAGCCATGGCCGAGCAGGCGGGGCAGGCTGCGCGCCGCATTGCGCAAAGTTTGTGGATGGGCTACCAGATGAGCCGCGACCCCCAAGCGCTGCCGGAAGGGGTGAACCATGCCTGA
- a CDS encoding CopD family copper resistance protein, translating into MSYGLLITVHLLAAVAFAGTVFFEVVLLGGVHGKVAAQHMRPVEQALGTRATAVMPWVLLALYSAGAGLAWQHRALLAHPLASSMGLLMAIKIALALSVLLHFFTAMWWRRKGQLNGRRSHRLHLSVFCHVLAIVLLAKAMFYLHW; encoded by the coding sequence ATGAGCTACGGTCTGTTGATCACCGTACACCTGCTGGCGGCCGTGGCTTTTGCCGGCACGGTGTTTTTCGAAGTCGTTCTGCTGGGCGGCGTGCACGGCAAGGTGGCAGCTCAGCACATGCGTCCCGTGGAGCAGGCACTGGGCACGCGCGCTACCGCTGTCATGCCCTGGGTGTTGCTGGCGCTGTACTCGGCGGGCGCAGGCCTGGCCTGGCAGCACCGCGCGCTGCTGGCGCATCCGCTGGCCAGCAGCATGGGCCTGCTGATGGCGATCAAGATTGCGCTGGCGCTCAGTGTGCTGCTGCATTTCTTCACGGCCATGTGGTGGCGTCGCAAAGGGCAGCTCAACGGACGGCGCTCGCATAGGCTGCATCTGAGTGTGTTCTGCCATGTGCTGGCCATCGTGCTGCTGGCCAAGGCCATGTTCTATCTGCACTGGTGA
- the recC gene encoding exodeoxyribonuclease V subunit gamma, translated as MAAHWQPGLIALHGNRTEALADTVLAWLAAHPLAALEPEIVLVQSNGMAEWFKMRMAEQQGVCAAAQVELPARFVWRSYRQILGRHEVPRESPLDKTPMIWRLMRLLPQCLGEPAFAPIANFLRPGEPQRLLQLAEKLADLFDQYQIYRADWLAAWQKGEDVLRTEGRPDAPVPEGQLWQPQLWRKVLAELDEQERAATRPALLARILDALQSGQPPVTPLARRVVVFGMSQMPLSLMQFLSGIARHSQVLIAVPNPCRFHWADAIDGRELLRQQRRRHADKGGKDLAQIPLAAMHAHAHPLLAAWGRQSRDYVRQLDAFDTTGDTAVQWGWPRVDVYDEADAVELIDAPLLAQVQQRIRDLVPMSEHPAVEIAAADQSIVFHKAHGLVRELEVLHDQLLQWLAEPVAAGRPAPAPREVVVMLPSIEEAAPAIRAVFGQYGRHDARHIPFDIADVGARASSPLVTALQWLLKLPQQRCRLSELCDLLDVPAVAARVGLAADDLPQLTHWMAGAGIRWGLNHAQRAQLGLAACGDPNSAWFGLRRMLLGYASGPAPEAAFDEAQAFAGMEPYDEVGGLTAELAGSLASLLGRMLQWWQTAGEAAAPQVWAQRFRALLDDFFVAQGDEDQALCAALDTALVGWQAACEQAGFEALIPLEVAQEAWLQALSEPALNQRFRAGGVTFCTLMPMRAIPFDVVCLLGMNDGDYPRRATRVDFDLMALPGQHRPGDRARRDDDRQLMLDALLSARSKLYISWAGRNVRDNSEQPPSVLVSQLRDYLRQGWQGEGSAGLCASERGDLLLAQRTRQHPLQPFSRRYFEQASVLSTFAREWYGAHEQRAAQALPVVAAFEPDPEVPLTLARLTEFLRHPARSFLRNRLQVRFEQDEELLEDDELFSVDGLTAYGLIQQLQQGVRTQLAHDAALDVGLQVQRQVQRLGRAGVLPLAGLGRREAEALQAQATPSLLAWQQQMRLWPHAAPRERLLLHSGAVTLDDWMDGLQERQEQSSDAGLGRCWFALEPRTLLNKKGELQAHKLLPIYVRCLALSSTGSDTLMGVIARDTLVWVQPLEPEVATARLQALMQLWLAGQNEPLPLPLKAAIAAGLDDLSAAAQAYEGGYMMGGECEDPSWARCYPDWEALTADLRFHALAKQVYGPLHDWLAAQVQTEDLPLMQCADQDEQPGEPA; from the coding sequence GTGGCAGCGCATTGGCAACCGGGCTTGATCGCCCTGCATGGAAATCGCACCGAAGCGTTGGCCGACACGGTGCTGGCCTGGTTGGCCGCTCACCCTCTGGCCGCGCTGGAGCCCGAGATCGTGCTGGTGCAAAGCAACGGCATGGCCGAGTGGTTCAAGATGCGCATGGCCGAGCAGCAGGGCGTGTGCGCCGCTGCACAGGTTGAATTGCCGGCGCGCTTTGTCTGGCGCAGCTACCGGCAGATTCTGGGAAGGCACGAGGTGCCGCGTGAATCGCCGCTGGACAAGACGCCCATGATCTGGCGCCTGATGCGTCTGCTGCCGCAATGCCTGGGCGAGCCTGCGTTTGCGCCCATTGCCAACTTTCTGCGCCCCGGCGAGCCGCAGCGCCTGCTGCAGCTGGCCGAAAAGCTGGCCGACCTGTTCGACCAGTATCAGATCTACCGCGCCGACTGGCTGGCCGCCTGGCAGAAGGGCGAGGATGTGCTGCGTACAGAGGGCCGCCCCGATGCGCCCGTTCCCGAAGGGCAGCTCTGGCAGCCCCAGCTGTGGCGCAAGGTGCTGGCCGAACTCGATGAACAGGAGCGTGCCGCCACCCGTCCGGCCCTGCTGGCCCGGATTCTGGATGCGCTGCAAAGCGGCCAGCCGCCGGTCACCCCGCTGGCGCGCCGCGTGGTGGTGTTCGGCATGAGCCAGATGCCTCTGTCGCTGATGCAGTTTCTCAGCGGCATTGCCCGGCACAGCCAGGTGCTGATTGCCGTTCCCAACCCCTGCCGCTTTCACTGGGCCGATGCGATTGACGGGCGCGAGCTGCTGCGACAGCAGCGCCGCCGCCATGCCGACAAGGGCGGCAAGGACCTGGCGCAGATTCCGCTGGCGGCCATGCACGCCCATGCCCATCCGCTGCTGGCGGCATGGGGGCGGCAGAGCCGCGACTATGTGCGCCAGCTCGATGCCTTCGACACCACGGGCGACACCGCGGTGCAATGGGGCTGGCCGCGTGTGGATGTGTATGACGAGGCCGATGCGGTCGAGCTGATCGACGCACCGCTGCTGGCCCAGGTGCAGCAGCGCATTCGCGATCTGGTGCCCATGTCGGAGCACCCTGCGGTCGAGATCGCGGCGGCCGACCAGTCCATCGTCTTTCACAAGGCCCATGGCCTGGTGCGCGAGCTTGAAGTGCTGCACGACCAGCTGCTGCAATGGCTGGCCGAGCCTGTCGCTGCGGGCCGTCCAGCGCCGGCGCCGCGCGAGGTGGTGGTCATGCTGCCGTCGATCGAAGAGGCGGCACCCGCCATCCGCGCGGTGTTCGGCCAGTACGGCCGCCACGATGCGCGCCATATTCCGTTTGACATTGCCGACGTGGGCGCGCGCGCCAGCAGCCCGCTGGTGACCGCGCTGCAATGGCTGCTCAAGCTGCCGCAGCAGCGCTGCCGCCTGAGCGAGTTGTGCGATCTGCTCGATGTGCCCGCCGTGGCGGCGCGCGTGGGTCTGGCGGCCGACGATCTGCCCCAGCTCACGCACTGGATGGCCGGCGCGGGCATTCGCTGGGGGCTCAACCATGCACAGCGCGCCCAACTGGGCCTGGCGGCCTGCGGCGACCCCAACAGCGCCTGGTTCGGCCTGCGCCGCATGCTGCTGGGCTATGCCAGCGGGCCGGCCCCGGAGGCCGCTTTCGACGAGGCACAGGCTTTTGCCGGCATGGAGCCCTATGACGAAGTGGGCGGCCTGACGGCCGAGCTGGCCGGATCGCTGGCCAGCTTGCTGGGGCGCATGCTGCAATGGTGGCAAACCGCCGGCGAGGCGGCTGCCCCCCAGGTCTGGGCGCAGCGCTTTCGTGCACTGCTCGATGATTTCTTTGTCGCGCAGGGCGATGAGGACCAGGCCTTGTGCGCCGCACTCGACACGGCCCTGGTCGGCTGGCAGGCCGCCTGCGAGCAAGCGGGTTTTGAGGCCCTCATTCCGCTGGAAGTGGCCCAGGAGGCCTGGTTGCAGGCTCTGTCCGAGCCCGCGCTCAACCAGCGCTTTCGCGCCGGTGGCGTGACTTTTTGCACGCTGATGCCGATGCGCGCGATTCCCTTCGACGTGGTGTGTCTGCTGGGCATGAACGATGGCGACTACCCGCGCCGCGCCACGCGCGTGGACTTCGATCTGATGGCCTTGCCCGGCCAGCATCGTCCCGGCGACCGCGCGCGCCGCGACGATGACCGTCAACTGATGCTGGATGCCTTGCTGTCGGCACGCAGCAAGCTCTATATCAGCTGGGCCGGTCGCAATGTGCGCGACAACAGCGAGCAGCCGCCCTCGGTGCTGGTCTCGCAGCTGCGCGACTATCTGCGCCAGGGCTGGCAGGGCGAAGGCAGCGCAGGTCTTTGCGCCAGCGAGCGCGGAGATCTGCTGCTGGCCCAGCGTACCCGCCAGCATCCCTTGCAGCCCTTCAGCCGCCGCTATTTCGAGCAGGCTTCGGTGCTGTCGACCTTCGCGCGCGAATGGTATGGCGCGCATGAACAGCGGGCAGCGCAGGCGCTGCCGGTCGTGGCCGCGTTCGAGCCCGATCCCGAAGTGCCGCTGACGCTGGCGCGCCTGACGGAATTTCTGCGCCATCCCGCACGCAGCTTTTTGCGCAACCGCCTGCAGGTGCGCTTTGAACAGGACGAGGAGCTGCTGGAGGACGACGAGCTTTTCAGCGTCGATGGCCTGACCGCCTATGGCCTGATTCAGCAGCTGCAGCAAGGCGTGCGCACGCAGCTGGCGCATGATGCGGCGCTGGACGTGGGTCTGCAGGTGCAGCGCCAGGTGCAGCGCCTGGGGCGTGCCGGCGTGCTGCCGCTGGCAGGTCTTGGCAGGCGCGAGGCCGAGGCCTTGCAGGCCCAGGCCACGCCGTCGCTGCTGGCCTGGCAGCAGCAGATGCGGCTGTGGCCCCATGCGGCGCCGCGCGAGCGTTTGCTGCTGCACTCCGGCGCGGTCACGCTGGACGACTGGATGGATGGCTTGCAGGAGCGCCAAGAGCAGTCTTCGGATGCAGGCTTGGGCCGTTGCTGGTTCGCACTGGAGCCGCGCACGCTGTTGAACAAGAAAGGCGAGCTTCAGGCCCATAAGCTACTGCCCATTTATGTGCGCTGTCTGGCGCTTTCAAGCACGGGCAGCGACACGCTGATGGGCGTGATCGCACGCGACACCCTGGTCTGGGTGCAGCCGCTGGAGCCGGAAGTGGCCACGGCGCGCTTGCAGGCCTTGATGCAGCTGTGGCTGGCGGGCCAGAACGAGCCCCTGCCGCTGCCTCTCAAAGCCGCCATCGCCGCCGGCCTGGACGATCTGAGCGCCGCCGCACAGGCCTACGAGGGCGGCTACATGATGGGCGGCGAATGCGAGGACCCCAGCTGGGCGCGCTGCTACCCCGACTGGGAGGCGCTGACGGCCGATCTGCGCTTTCACGCTCTGGCCAAGCAGGTCTATGGCCCGCTGCATGACTGGCTGGCCGCGCAGGTGCAGACCGAGGATCTGCCCTTGATGCAGTGCGCAGACCAGGACGAACAACCAGGAGAGCCGGCATGA
- a CDS encoding DUF4390 domain-containing protein, whose product MVLALSLFFLLARADTVPPDISSMQLTRTEEGVFLSANLQFELPGQVEDALRQGIPMYFIAEAQVQRERWYWSDQQLGVATRYYRITYQPLTKRWRLHISNSAFTGGSGTGLALGQSYEQLEDAIAAIQRIYRWKILESGQLSSTSGVSVQLRFRVDLSSLPRPLQIGALGRSGWNLQLSRTQTLEAAP is encoded by the coding sequence CTGGTGCTGGCACTGTCCCTGTTTTTCCTGCTGGCCCGGGCCGATACCGTGCCGCCGGATATCAGCTCCATGCAGCTCACGCGTACGGAAGAGGGTGTGTTTCTCTCGGCCAATCTGCAGTTCGAGCTGCCCGGCCAGGTGGAAGACGCCCTGCGTCAGGGCATTCCCATGTATTTCATTGCCGAGGCTCAGGTGCAGCGCGAGCGCTGGTACTGGTCCGATCAGCAATTGGGTGTCGCCACCCGCTATTACCGCATTACGTACCAGCCGCTGACCAAGCGCTGGCGTTTGCATATCTCCAATTCCGCCTTCACCGGCGGCAGCGGCACCGGACTGGCGCTGGGCCAGTCCTACGAGCAACTAGAGGATGCTATCGCAGCCATTCAACGCATTTACCGCTGGAAGATTCTGGAGTCCGGCCAGCTGAGCTCCACCTCGGGCGTCTCGGTGCAACTGCGCTTTCGCGTAGATCTGTCGTCCCTGCCCAGACCTTTGCAGATTGGGGCGCTGGGGCGCTCGGGCTGGAATCTGCAACTGTCGCGCACGCAGACGCTGGAGGCCGCTCCCTGA